The proteins below come from a single Micromonospora citrea genomic window:
- a CDS encoding DUF3140 domain-containing protein encodes MSRDDEGRDTYREFTEAVNMKPGELSKWLETDESKHVGWRKKGSGGGESVGHESGRKIIGLLRRKRGELSEGDYRHMRKVVGYVRRHMAQRPSGDVRNTKWRWSLMNWGHDPLKAPLPAPGGRSRQALERRGAPPKTRRGPGR; translated from the coding sequence GTGAGCAGGGATGACGAGGGCCGGGACACCTACCGCGAGTTCACCGAGGCGGTCAACATGAAGCCCGGCGAGCTGTCCAAGTGGCTGGAGACCGACGAGTCGAAGCACGTCGGCTGGCGGAAGAAGGGCAGCGGAGGCGGCGAGTCCGTCGGCCACGAGTCCGGCCGGAAGATCATCGGTCTGCTGCGCCGCAAGCGCGGCGAGCTCTCCGAGGGCGACTACCGACACATGCGCAAGGTCGTCGGGTACGTCCGCCGGCACATGGCGCAGCGCCCGTCGGGCGACGTCCGCAACACCAAGTGGCGCTGGTCGCTGATGAACTGGGGCCACGATCCCCTCAAGGCGCCGCTGCCGGCCCCGGGCGGCCGGTCCCGGCAGGCCCTCGAACGGCGCGGCGCCCCGCCGAAGACGCGCCGGGGACCGGGCCGGTGA
- the polA gene encoding DNA polymerase I, whose product MTATTPRLLLVDGHSLAYRAFFALPVENFSTTTGQPTNAVYGFTSMLINVLRDEQPTHIVVAFDVSRRSFRTEKYAEYKAGRSETPTDFKGQVSLVKEVLAALRVPVVEKEGYEADDIIATLACQARDQGMSVLISTGDRDAFQLVGESITVLYPRKGVSDLARMDPAAIEAKYGVAPERYRDLAALVGETSDNLPGVPGVGPKTAAKWINLYGGVEGVVARADEIKGKAGDSLRERLADVIRNYEINCLVSDLELPLRPEDARWEGWDREAVHQVFDTLEFRILRDRLYQYLEAVEPEAEAGFDLTGEVLTAPGAVAGWLETHAPAGTPVGLAVKLDTGPNRRHTATVTGLALATAGGAAAWLDPAVLEPADEAALAAWLADAARPKVLHDSKPAVLAFAAHGWGLAGILRDTQIAAYLARPDQRSYDLTDLALRYLHRELRVDAPETGQLTLDGLGNDGEAEQNLMLQARATLDLADAIDAELSRDGEQSARLMAEVELPLMRVLATMERTGIAADTHYLSELEAHFAAEVKAAAQGAYAAVGREFNLGSPKQLQEILFGELGLPKTKKIKTGYTTDADALQWLYAQNPHPVLAHLLRHRDVAKLKTTVDGLLKSVSDDGRIHTTFNQTVAATGRLSSTEPNLQNIPIRTEEGRRIRRAFVVGEGYECLLTADYSQIEMRIMAHLSSDDALIEAFNSGADFHAATASSVFAVPLEEVTADQRRKIKAMNYGLAYGLSAFGLSQQLGITADEARGLMEDYFAGFGGVRDYLQEVVARARHDGYTSTILGRRRYLPDLVSDNRQRREMAERMALNAPIQGSAADIIKVAMLHVDTALREAGLRSRMLLQVHDELVFEVAPGERETLEALVRREMGGAYPLSVPLEVSVGEGRDWNSADH is encoded by the coding sequence CAGCCGACCAACGCGGTCTACGGCTTCACGTCCATGCTGATCAACGTGCTGCGCGACGAGCAGCCGACGCACATCGTCGTCGCCTTCGACGTCTCCCGCCGCTCCTTCCGCACCGAGAAGTACGCGGAGTACAAGGCCGGCCGCAGCGAGACCCCGACCGACTTCAAGGGCCAGGTCAGCCTGGTCAAGGAGGTCCTCGCGGCGCTGCGCGTCCCGGTGGTGGAGAAGGAGGGCTACGAGGCCGACGACATCATCGCCACCCTCGCCTGCCAGGCCCGCGACCAGGGCATGTCGGTGTTGATCAGCACCGGCGACCGGGACGCGTTCCAGCTCGTCGGCGAGAGCATCACGGTGCTCTACCCGCGCAAGGGCGTCTCGGACCTGGCCCGGATGGATCCGGCGGCGATCGAGGCGAAATACGGTGTCGCCCCCGAGCGCTACCGCGACCTGGCCGCCCTGGTCGGCGAGACCAGCGACAACCTGCCCGGCGTCCCGGGCGTGGGCCCGAAGACCGCCGCGAAGTGGATCAACCTCTACGGCGGGGTCGAGGGTGTCGTCGCGCGGGCCGACGAGATCAAGGGCAAGGCCGGCGACAGCCTGCGCGAGCGGCTCGCCGACGTGATCCGCAACTACGAGATCAACTGCCTCGTCTCCGACCTGGAGCTGCCGCTGCGCCCCGAGGACGCGCGCTGGGAGGGGTGGGACCGCGAGGCGGTGCACCAGGTCTTCGACACCCTCGAGTTCCGCATCCTGCGCGACCGGCTCTACCAGTACCTGGAGGCGGTGGAGCCCGAGGCCGAGGCCGGGTTCGACCTGACCGGCGAGGTGCTCACCGCGCCCGGCGCGGTGGCCGGGTGGCTGGAGACGCACGCGCCGGCCGGGACCCCGGTGGGGCTGGCCGTGAAGCTCGACACCGGGCCCAACCGGCGGCACACCGCCACGGTGACCGGCCTGGCCCTGGCGACCGCCGGCGGCGCGGCGGCCTGGCTCGACCCCGCCGTGCTGGAGCCGGCCGACGAGGCGGCCCTGGCGGCCTGGCTGGCCGACGCGGCGCGGCCCAAGGTGCTGCACGACAGCAAGCCCGCCGTGCTCGCGTTCGCCGCGCACGGCTGGGGGCTGGCGGGCATCCTCCGCGACACCCAGATCGCCGCCTACCTGGCCCGCCCCGACCAGCGCTCCTACGACCTCACCGACCTGGCGCTGCGCTACCTGCACCGCGAGCTGCGCGTCGACGCCCCGGAGACCGGTCAGCTCACCCTCGACGGGCTCGGCAACGACGGCGAGGCGGAGCAGAACCTCATGCTCCAGGCCCGCGCGACGCTCGACCTCGCCGACGCGATCGACGCCGAGCTCTCCCGCGACGGCGAGCAGTCCGCCCGGCTGATGGCCGAGGTGGAGCTGCCGCTGATGCGGGTGCTCGCCACGATGGAGCGCACGGGCATCGCCGCCGACACGCACTACCTCTCGGAGCTGGAGGCGCACTTCGCCGCCGAGGTGAAGGCCGCCGCCCAGGGCGCCTACGCGGCGGTCGGGCGGGAGTTCAACCTCGGCTCGCCCAAGCAGCTGCAGGAGATCCTCTTCGGCGAGCTGGGCCTGCCGAAGACCAAGAAGATCAAGACGGGCTACACCACCGACGCCGACGCCCTGCAGTGGCTCTACGCGCAGAACCCGCACCCGGTGCTGGCCCACCTGCTGCGCCACCGCGACGTGGCGAAGCTCAAGACGACCGTCGACGGGCTGCTCAAGTCGGTCTCCGACGACGGACGCATCCACACCACCTTCAACCAGACGGTGGCGGCCACCGGCCGGCTCTCCTCGACCGAGCCCAACCTGCAGAACATCCCGATCCGCACGGAGGAGGGGCGGCGCATCCGCCGCGCCTTCGTGGTGGGGGAGGGCTACGAGTGCCTGCTCACCGCCGACTACAGCCAGATCGAGATGCGGATCATGGCGCACCTGTCGTCGGACGACGCGCTCATCGAGGCGTTCAACTCCGGCGCCGACTTCCACGCCGCCACCGCCTCGTCGGTGTTCGCGGTGCCCCTCGAGGAGGTCACCGCCGACCAGCGGCGCAAGATCAAGGCGATGAACTACGGCCTGGCGTACGGGCTGAGCGCGTTCGGCCTGTCCCAGCAGCTCGGGATCACCGCCGACGAGGCGCGCGGGCTGATGGAGGACTACTTCGCCGGGTTCGGCGGGGTGCGTGACTACCTCCAGGAGGTCGTCGCCCGGGCCCGGCACGACGGCTACACCTCCACGATCCTGGGTCGCCGGCGCTACCTGCCCGACCTGGTCAGCGACAACCGGCAGCGTCGCGAGATGGCTGAGCGGATGGCGCTCAACGCCCCCATCCAGGGTTCGGCGGCCGACATCATCAAGGTGGCCATGCTGCACGTCGACACCGCGCTGCGCGAGGCCGGCCTGCGCTCGCGGATGCTGCTCCAGGTGCACGACGAGTTGGTCTTCGAGGTCGCCCCCGGCGAGCGGGAGACCCTGGAGGCGCTGGTGCGGCGGGAGATGGGCGGGGCATACCCGCTGTCGGTGCCGCTGGAGGTCTCCGTCGGCGAGGGCCGGGACTGGAACAGCGCCGACCACTGA
- a CDS encoding DUF2945 domain-containing protein encodes MAEQNEFRKGDHVSWASHSGRAYGVVKEKITERTHVRGHAVNASPDDPQYRIRNDDSGRDVAHRPEVLRREQG; translated from the coding sequence ATGGCCGAGCAGAACGAGTTCCGCAAGGGTGACCACGTCTCCTGGGCCAGTCACAGCGGCCGGGCGTACGGCGTGGTCAAGGAGAAGATCACCGAACGGACGCACGTACGCGGGCACGCCGTGAACGCGTCCCCCGACGACCCGCAGTACCGGATCCGCAACGACGACTCGGGCCGGGACGTCGCCCACCGACCGGAGGTGCTGCGCCGTGAGCAGGGATGA